The Anolis sagrei isolate rAnoSag1 chromosome Y, rAnoSag1.mat, whole genome shotgun sequence genome contains a region encoding:
- the LOC137095595 gene encoding calcium-binding and coiled-coil domain-containing protein 2-like, translating into MTTPKTKMEKEIKDPKNTSRRGSGQEEVNMKDIWKELQKLTEKIVENQEENKKELKTIRENQIKQQAQLELIRKEFKEDITTIKNDISKAFVEINDNKLENKKLGTEQRKLQKNLDDLAAKNEKMTKELERIQHGELEYALRLRNLQEDPQENLRAKTTKILATVMGLPEESMETEIDRTYRVQSTYAKQNKLIRDVLVRFTRKHTRDQVLRKSNQNPITHEGKKNHCSQRNSQTDIGQA; encoded by the coding sequence ATGACCACCCCCAAAacaaagatggagaaggagataaAGGACCCCAAAAACACGAGCAGAAGAGGATCAGGTCAGGAAGAAGTCAACATGAAGGACATCTGGAAGGAGCTCCAAAAACTAACAGAGAAAATAGTAGAAAACcaggaagaaaataagaaagaattAAAAACCATAAGAGAAAACCAGATAAAGCAACAGGCGCAGCTTGAACTAATCAGAAAAGAATTTAAGGAAGACATTACTACAATCAAAAATGACATCTCCAAGGCCTTCGTCGAAATCAACGACAACAAGTTAGAAAACAAGAAACTCGGGACTGAACAAAGGAAACTACAAAAGAACCTGGACGACCTGGCTGCCAAAAACGAAAAAATGACAAAAGAATTAGAGAGGATccaacatggggaactggagtATGCATTAAGACTAAGAAATTTGCAGGAGGATCCACAAGAGAACTTGAGAGCTAAAACAACTAAAATACTAGCAACGGTGATGGGCCTACCAGAGGAGAGCATGGAGACAGAAATAGACCGTACCTATCGGGTACAGTCGACGTATGCCAAACAAAACAAGCTAATCAGAGACGTACTGGTCCGTTTTACACGGAAACATACCAGAGACCAGGTGCTCAGGAAATCCAACCAGAACCCAATAACCCACgaggggaaaaaaaatcattgttctCAAAGAAATTCCCAAACAGATATTGGACAGGCGTAA